Proteins found in one Leptospira ellinghausenii genomic segment:
- the trxA gene encoding thioredoxin, protein MRFKRRFRNMALTEINDANFKAETANGVVLVDCWAEWCGPCRMVAPVLDELSQEMADIKITKLNVDFNQKTAQELGIQSIPTLLLYKDGVLVDKAIGALPKPQIKKFIENHK, encoded by the coding sequence ATACGTTTCAAAAGGAGATTTCGAAATATGGCACTTACAGAAATCAATGACGCCAATTTCAAAGCAGAAACTGCAAATGGCGTGGTTTTAGTAGATTGTTGGGCAGAATGGTGTGGACCATGTAGGATGGTAGCTCCTGTTCTTGACGAACTTTCGCAAGAAATGGCGGATATCAAAATTACAAAACTCAATGTTGATTTCAACCAAAAGACAGCGCAAGAGTTGGGAATCCAATCCATCCCTACCCTTCTACTCTATAAAGATGGAGTTTTAGTAGACAAAGCAATTGGTGCTTTACCAAAACCGCAAATTAAAAAATTTATAGAAAATCACAAGTAG
- a CDS encoding type II toxin-antitoxin system antitoxin SocA domain-containing protein, producing MEKLLHAILWILEKSPNGRARLDLAKLLYYSDGVHFQKHAEMITRGDYIHLEDSPYPVKLNEALLFLKEKGHIEVVPKIEGNGIQGFALRFLKPMEGLILSREEKRVMMKVVEAFRGRVVDENRHYPNLYENYVVTPLFDSIPFSVARINTKIHVLVQKSLLNLSGKMFRVLFERSE from the coding sequence ATGGAGAAACTTTTGCATGCGATCCTTTGGATCCTCGAAAAATCACCGAATGGAAGAGCCCGCTTGGATTTGGCGAAGCTCCTCTACTATTCGGATGGTGTTCATTTCCAAAAACATGCGGAAATGATCACAAGAGGAGACTATATCCACTTAGAAGACTCTCCTTACCCCGTCAAACTGAACGAAGCCCTTTTGTTTTTAAAAGAGAAAGGCCATATTGAGGTGGTTCCAAAAATTGAAGGGAATGGCATCCAAGGTTTTGCCTTACGTTTTCTAAAACCAATGGAAGGACTCATCCTCTCTAGGGAAGAAAAACGAGTGATGATGAAAGTTGTGGAAGCCTTCCGGGGACGAGTGGTAGACGAAAACCGCCATTATCCCAATTTATATGAAAATTACGTCGTTACACCCTTATTTGATTCCATTCCGTTTTCAGTCGCAAGGATCAATACGAAAATCCACGTCCTTGTACAAAAAAGCCTTTTGAATCTATCGGGCAAAATGTTTAGAGTTTTATTTGAGAGGTCAGAATGA
- the panD gene encoding aspartate 1-decarboxylase: MIITVCKGKIHRAVVTEAELHYEGSLTVDLDLMELAGMKPYEQVSVVNVNNGARFETYLIVGERGSGTICLNGAAARLGMKGDKVIIITYGQVEEKDLPSDYKPKVVFVDENNRPKKA; this comes from the coding sequence ATGATCATCACTGTTTGCAAAGGCAAAATCCATAGAGCCGTCGTTACCGAGGCGGAACTCCACTACGAAGGTAGTCTCACTGTCGATCTAGACTTAATGGAACTTGCCGGAATGAAACCTTATGAACAAGTGAGTGTGGTGAACGTGAATAACGGTGCCAGATTCGAAACCTACCTCATCGTGGGAGAACGGGGTTCGGGGACCATTTGTTTGAATGGAGCTGCGGCAAGGCTTGGGATGAAAGGGGACAAGGTCATCATCATCACCTATGGCCAAGTAGAAGAAAAGGACCTCCCAAGCGACTACAAACCAAAAGTTGTCTTCGTGGATGAGAACAATCGGCCGAAAAAAGCCTAA
- the ileS gene encoding isoleucine--tRNA ligase — protein sequence MAKPETENPYSKTVLLPETNFPMKADLAKREPGQIQIWKSEKVFQKMREIRKNKPSFVLHDGPPYANGNFHVGHSLNKILKDIIIKSKTLSGFQTDMIPGWDCHGLPIEVQVLKNLGKEARNTSPSELRKKCREYAAEFVGKQGEDLNRFLCFWDEDHKYLTMAPEFEARIVEVFGSLFEKGYIYKGKKPVYWCIDLATAHAEAEIEYQNHVSPSIYVKFPVKGESDTYCLIWTTTPWTLPANLAICFNEELPYSLFQSDSHGRLILADGLKEAVELKTGITLTKIKSLSNADLKQMVFHHPFLDRESIPLFGNHVTLDAGTGCVHTAPGHGTDDYRVGTAAGLPTLSPVDDYGRYTDEFEMMKGVKIWDANPKIVELLKEKNALVHFSEFTHSYPHSWRSKKPLIFRATPQWFFSIDHNGLREESLKAIDKVQWIPDWGITRIRSMVESRPDWCLSRQRNWGVPIPSFTCKSCGQTHLDDKTIQHFIQIVKKEGIEVWYEKEAKDLLPQGTKCNKCGSYDLKQDKDILDVWFDSGVSSFAVFGDSIGKEPADLYLEGSDQHRGWFQSSLWPSMAIRKTPPYKSVLTHGYVLDEKGHAMSKSLGNVINPTTDIINQYGADILRLWVSTQDFRDDVKIGKDSIKTVSEAYRKIRNTFRYLLGNTSATTLEWNLKQEDLETIDRYYLHKLAKLNEEVKKLYDTYQFHQVYHKVLVFCTVDLSQDYFEIIRDRMYCDAKESKTRRSSEYTLAVILEVLSKLLAPILSFTTEEVWSNFGKKDSVFYSDFSDLTEWIDDSLEAQMKPVFATKEDVQKALEEARKLGKLGKSLEAEVFIPGNSLQNTEFTKDDLSLFFVVSEVSFDQKEISEVYSEWKGETGSIQIRKPHHHECPRCWRHVSEKEGKLCDRCEAVVSKLSPK from the coding sequence ATGGCCAAACCAGAAACGGAAAATCCTTATTCTAAAACAGTTCTCCTTCCTGAGACCAATTTTCCCATGAAAGCCGACCTGGCAAAACGTGAGCCAGGCCAAATCCAAATTTGGAAATCAGAAAAAGTTTTCCAAAAGATGAGAGAAATTCGAAAAAACAAACCATCCTTTGTTTTGCATGACGGGCCACCGTATGCGAATGGAAATTTCCATGTTGGCCACTCCCTCAATAAAATTTTAAAAGATATCATCATTAAATCAAAAACCCTCTCTGGTTTCCAAACGGATATGATCCCTGGTTGGGATTGCCATGGACTTCCCATCGAAGTACAAGTGTTAAAGAATCTTGGAAAAGAAGCAAGAAACACAAGTCCAAGTGAACTTCGAAAAAAATGCAGAGAGTATGCCGCTGAGTTTGTAGGCAAACAAGGAGAAGACTTAAATCGTTTCCTTTGTTTTTGGGATGAGGATCACAAATACCTCACTATGGCTCCTGAATTTGAAGCAAGGATTGTGGAAGTTTTTGGTTCTCTTTTTGAAAAGGGTTACATCTACAAAGGGAAAAAACCTGTGTATTGGTGTATTGATTTGGCAACGGCTCATGCGGAAGCAGAGATCGAATACCAAAACCATGTTTCTCCTTCTATCTATGTGAAGTTTCCTGTGAAGGGAGAATCGGATACATATTGCCTCATCTGGACAACAACTCCTTGGACACTTCCAGCAAACCTTGCAATTTGTTTTAACGAAGAACTTCCCTACTCTCTTTTCCAATCAGACAGCCATGGCCGTCTCATCCTTGCGGATGGATTAAAAGAAGCAGTGGAACTAAAAACAGGGATCACTCTTACCAAAATCAAATCCCTATCCAATGCCGACCTCAAACAAATGGTATTCCACCATCCATTTTTAGATCGTGAGTCCATTCCACTTTTTGGAAACCATGTGACACTTGATGCAGGAACAGGTTGTGTACACACAGCACCAGGACATGGAACAGACGATTATCGTGTGGGAACCGCAGCAGGGCTTCCAACACTTTCTCCTGTTGATGATTACGGCCGTTATACGGACGAGTTTGAAATGATGAAGGGTGTAAAAATTTGGGATGCAAATCCAAAGATTGTAGAACTCCTTAAAGAAAAAAATGCCCTTGTCCATTTTTCTGAATTCACTCACTCCTACCCACATAGTTGGAGGAGTAAAAAACCACTCATCTTCCGTGCCACACCACAATGGTTTTTTTCCATCGACCATAATGGACTCCGTGAAGAATCACTGAAGGCCATTGACAAAGTGCAATGGATTCCTGATTGGGGAATCACAAGGATTCGTTCCATGGTGGAGTCAAGACCTGACTGGTGTTTGTCGAGACAAAGGAATTGGGGAGTACCTATCCCTTCCTTTACTTGTAAGTCTTGTGGTCAGACCCATTTGGATGACAAAACCATCCAACACTTCATCCAAATTGTCAAAAAAGAAGGGATCGAAGTTTGGTATGAAAAGGAAGCAAAAGACTTACTTCCACAAGGGACAAAATGTAATAAATGTGGGTCATATGATCTCAAACAAGACAAAGATATCCTAGATGTTTGGTTTGATTCAGGTGTTTCCAGCTTTGCTGTGTTTGGTGATTCCATTGGAAAAGAACCAGCTGATTTGTATTTGGAAGGATCGGACCAACATAGAGGTTGGTTCCAATCTTCACTTTGGCCATCGATGGCAATTCGTAAAACTCCCCCTTATAAATCCGTTCTCACCCATGGGTATGTGTTGGATGAAAAAGGACATGCTATGTCCAAGTCTCTTGGAAACGTAATCAATCCAACAACAGACATCATCAACCAATACGGGGCTGATATTTTACGACTTTGGGTGAGTACACAAGACTTTCGGGATGATGTGAAAATTGGAAAAGATTCGATCAAAACCGTCTCAGAAGCCTATCGTAAAATCCGTAATACCTTCCGGTATTTACTGGGAAATACAAGTGCGACAACACTCGAATGGAATCTGAAACAAGAAGACCTAGAAACCATTGACAGATACTACCTTCACAAACTTGCAAAACTCAATGAAGAAGTGAAAAAGCTGTATGATACCTACCAGTTCCACCAAGTATACCACAAGGTACTTGTGTTCTGTACGGTAGATTTATCACAAGATTACTTTGAAATCATTCGTGATCGTATGTATTGTGATGCCAAAGAATCCAAAACAAGACGTTCTTCTGAATACACACTCGCTGTGATTTTAGAAGTGCTCTCCAAACTTCTTGCACCTATCCTTTCGTTTACAACCGAAGAAGTATGGTCTAACTTTGGGAAAAAAGATTCTGTTTTTTATTCTGATTTTTCAGACCTAACAGAATGGATCGATGACTCTCTTGAAGCTCAAATGAAACCAGTTTTTGCTACAAAAGAAGACGTACAAAAAGCGTTAGAAGAAGCAAGAAAACTTGGAAAACTCGGAAAGTCTCTCGAAGCGGAAGTTTTCATCCCTGGAAATTCCTTACAAAACACAGAGTTTACAAAAGACGATCTTAGCTTATTTTTTGTGGTATCTGAAGTTTCCTTTGATCAAAAGGAAATTAGTGAAGTGTATTCAGAGTGGAAGGGAGAAACAGGTTCTATCCAAATTCGAAAACCCCACCACCACGAATGCCCACGCTGCTGGCGCCATGTTTCGGAAAAAGAAGGAAAACTTTGCGATCGTTGTGAAGCAGTGGTTTCCAAACTATCCCCTAAGTAA
- a CDS encoding STAS domain-containing protein: MESKDKVFSIQLKGGLDGSSADDFYRYFESQLNKGYRKFLFQLGSLEFITSNGISTLVKIHKQIVKSNAVYAIYGLKSEVEDVLKLVGLFDKFPIFRSHNAAESFLLQMDVSGTEPSVKDPSSFPQPSDHKKVGEESKSDSNKIRFYFSGKSREDGKSNLGKEPVSTLESLKDETTETIPTPSPMEVVLEEKINQLRLEIKESLSSELERRFSHYKSGTSVAESTQLDKIPNYIQSKTKQLETVERIIQCEVCGTRLRLFKFGKHECPSCKTQFQLSPNGSIRFLEKLNPI; the protein is encoded by the coding sequence ATGGAATCAAAAGACAAAGTATTTTCCATTCAATTAAAAGGTGGTTTAGACGGAAGTAGTGCTGATGATTTTTATCGTTACTTCGAATCACAATTAAACAAAGGGTATCGAAAATTTTTATTCCAGTTAGGATCACTTGAATTCATCACATCAAATGGGATTAGTACCCTTGTGAAAATTCACAAACAAATTGTGAAATCAAATGCAGTGTATGCAATTTATGGATTAAAATCGGAAGTGGAAGATGTATTAAAATTGGTAGGTCTTTTTGATAAATTTCCTATCTTCCGTAGCCATAATGCTGCTGAATCATTCTTATTGCAGATGGATGTGTCAGGTACCGAACCAAGTGTAAAAGATCCTTCTTCCTTTCCTCAACCTTCGGATCACAAAAAAGTTGGAGAGGAATCAAAATCAGACAGTAATAAAATTCGATTTTATTTTTCAGGTAAGTCAAGGGAAGATGGAAAATCGAACCTTGGAAAGGAACCTGTTTCAACTTTAGAATCGTTGAAAGATGAAACCACGGAAACAATACCCACTCCTTCTCCTATGGAAGTTGTGCTCGAAGAAAAGATAAACCAACTCCGGTTGGAAATCAAAGAATCATTGAGTTCCGAATTGGAAAGGCGATTCTCTCATTATAAATCAGGTACATCCGTAGCCGAGTCCACCCAATTGGATAAAATTCCAAATTACATCCAATCGAAAACCAAACAATTGGAAACTGTCGAAAGGATCATCCAATGTGAAGTCTGTGGGACAAGACTTAGGTTATTTAAATTTGGTAAACATGAATGTCCAAGTTGTAAAACGCAGTTCCAGTTGAGTCCCAACGGTTCTATCCGTTTTCTTGAAAAATTAAATCCAATCTAA
- the lipB gene encoding lipoyl(octanoyl) transferase LipB, giving the protein MQKFLHQKGLPSYLFPSIVSYQRYLDFQENARKNRRESMLFLEHSPCLTGGIGAKAENLLVPEVRLKELGVDFVNLPRGGDFTAHEPGQIVGYLHIDLKKRGLSLGDFLRNLNESLVVAVKDTWGLEVEENPKSPGLYTKETKKKLISEGIYAKSYFTSFGFALNGINSLFTFSLINPCGARSEDMVSLSALGLSEGYPEKRKEFVSRFSKHFLSLLQ; this is encoded by the coding sequence ATGCAAAAGTTTCTCCATCAAAAAGGACTACCTTCCTATCTGTTTCCTTCGATTGTTTCGTACCAACGATACTTGGATTTCCAGGAAAATGCCAGGAAAAATCGAAGAGAATCCATGCTCTTTTTAGAACACAGTCCATGTTTGACAGGGGGCATAGGTGCGAAAGCGGAAAATCTTTTGGTACCAGAGGTGAGACTTAAGGAACTTGGTGTGGACTTTGTCAATTTGCCGAGAGGTGGGGATTTTACCGCGCATGAACCAGGGCAAATTGTCGGTTACCTCCACATTGACTTAAAAAAAAGGGGCTTAAGTTTAGGAGATTTTTTGCGAAACTTAAACGAAAGTTTGGTGGTCGCTGTAAAAGATACCTGGGGTTTAGAAGTGGAAGAGAATCCAAAATCACCGGGTTTGTATACAAAGGAAACGAAGAAAAAACTGATCTCAGAAGGGATTTATGCCAAATCTTATTTTACAAGTTTTGGTTTTGCCTTAAACGGAATCAATTCCCTCTTTACCTTTTCTCTCATCAACCCTTGTGGGGCAAGGTCTGAGGACATGGTTTCCTTATCTGCCTTGGGACTTTCCGAAGGGTATCCCGAAAAACGAAAAGAATTTGTGTCTCGATTCTCAAAACACTTCCTTTCCCTTCTCCAATAA
- the murJ gene encoding murein biosynthesis integral membrane protein MurJ translates to MTNKVPGNESSTKRSLALSFYTFLSRILGLIRDHFMAVSFGTGMVASAFSVAYRLPNMFRNLLAEGTLSQSFMPIFSEYEKMGVMEARVMAGTVLSFLFLCLSIFVTFFWLFAAQFLPTLVGGTPEYGNLVVELSLVLFFLIMTASLSSIFMSISNSHHKYFVPSLSPIILNFSYLAVFLFVFPFYHEIKDRVFYLAYGIVCGGVLQLLVQGWFVYKNGFGPIFRLDFKHPAIKKIFKLMLPAALGGSFYQIGLLVDIFLANYIQNQNPGLGAVVSLDYSQRLVQLPTGIIGVALATTILPSLLKDLREGREENVPKEIADVLSFAFFLTLPASIGLAVLGETVLDSIYYGGRWDHLATLTAFFPLVFYSLAIPFYSINKVLVSSYYAFSDTKTPLRIQLISFVLSVVVSISLMFFLKHSAIALASALSAIVTSSLLLFYLKAHQVRIPFVTVGKRILKMVPALFGLFFWLLFSEWVIKPNLQTWGTNTLGLSYASLSRLSLTLSMVPAVILYFGIATYTGLSESEIILGRFLRKWKQKKENK, encoded by the coding sequence ATGACAAACAAAGTCCCAGGGAACGAATCGAGTACAAAACGATCCCTTGCTTTATCTTTTTATACTTTCTTATCAAGAATTTTAGGGCTCATTCGTGACCACTTTATGGCTGTTAGTTTCGGTACAGGAATGGTAGCATCCGCCTTTAGTGTGGCCTACAGACTTCCCAATATGTTCCGAAATCTCCTGGCAGAAGGAACCTTAAGCCAATCCTTTATGCCTATTTTTTCAGAGTATGAAAAAATGGGTGTGATGGAAGCTCGTGTGATGGCAGGAACTGTCCTTAGTTTTCTTTTCCTTTGTTTGTCTATTTTTGTGACTTTTTTTTGGCTGTTTGCAGCTCAGTTTTTGCCTACTCTTGTTGGTGGTACACCCGAATATGGGAATTTAGTCGTAGAACTTTCGTTAGTTCTGTTTTTTCTCATCATGACCGCCAGTCTCTCTTCGATTTTTATGTCGATTTCCAATTCCCATCACAAATATTTTGTTCCGTCATTATCCCCAATCATCCTTAACTTTAGTTATCTGGCAGTATTTCTTTTTGTTTTTCCTTTTTATCACGAAATCAAAGACAGGGTATTTTACCTTGCCTACGGGATTGTTTGTGGTGGTGTATTACAATTACTTGTACAAGGATGGTTTGTTTACAAAAACGGGTTTGGTCCCATCTTTCGTTTGGATTTCAAACACCCAGCCATCAAAAAAATTTTTAAACTTATGTTACCTGCGGCCCTTGGCGGGAGTTTTTACCAAATTGGACTCCTAGTGGATATCTTTCTTGCCAACTACATCCAAAACCAAAACCCAGGGCTTGGTGCTGTAGTCAGTTTAGATTATTCCCAAAGACTCGTCCAACTCCCCACAGGGATCATTGGGGTTGCTCTTGCGACTACCATTCTTCCTTCTCTACTCAAAGATTTACGAGAGGGAAGGGAAGAAAATGTACCTAAAGAAATTGCGGATGTTTTATCGTTTGCATTTTTTTTAACACTGCCAGCAAGCATTGGTTTGGCGGTTCTTGGGGAAACGGTTTTGGATTCTATTTATTATGGGGGACGTTGGGACCATCTTGCCACTCTCACAGCATTTTTCCCACTAGTGTTTTATTCACTTGCGATCCCTTTTTATAGCATCAACAAAGTTCTTGTTTCTTCCTATTATGCTTTTTCCGATACAAAAACTCCACTTCGTATCCAATTGATTTCTTTTGTCTTAAGTGTTGTTGTGAGTATTAGTTTGATGTTTTTTCTAAAACACTCCGCCATTGCCCTTGCCTCGGCTCTCAGTGCCATTGTCACATCATCATTATTACTGTTTTACTTAAAAGCACACCAAGTGAGGATTCCTTTTGTGACTGTTGGGAAACGAATTTTGAAAATGGTACCTGCACTTTTTGGACTTTTCTTTTGGCTTTTGTTTTCAGAATGGGTGATCAAACCAAACTTACAAACTTGGGGAACCAATACACTTGGTCTTAGTTATGCTAGTCTCAGTCGCTTGAGTTTAACTCTTTCGATGGTTCCAGCGGTTATTTTGTATTTTGGAATTGCCACCTATACAGGCCTTTCGGAATCCGAAATCATTTTGGGTAGGTTTTTACGAAAGTGGAAACAAAAAAAGGAAAACAAATAA
- a CDS encoding cAMP/cGMP-dependent 3',5'-cyclic-AMP/GMP phosphodiesterase, which yields MVSSEPNGFTALPRGGYLVDTSEGYIQFGSPPETIKDTMGLEKKTPLVFVLPNKFFHVEKGISIAELEFPIYFNFFFRGGKKTFIICSAEQKEQLTIVLGESLMGPQEVNLSSEFIDGAESYGFPDIKAEMAYFRSYKTMEEVVEFVLFDDTHKAKFGGITIEQLTTNEFLVVDGEKKIKIPGEVDFHVKYDIGKRLEEPFQPPLIGITCLGPSHGFDPTDNTSGFIIWLNGQGIMVDPPVNSTEWLRESNVNPKFINSIILTHCHADHDAGTFQKILEESKITIYATATVMESFLKKYCSLTKIPRKEITDLFDFIPVVIGRPTIINGGEFYFHYALHSIPSVGFEFFFQDQSFYYTSDHLNDPEAFEDMYKKGVLPETRYQFLKDFPWDRKIIYHEAGVPPLHTKISYLASLPEEVQKRITVYHIAAKDMPAGNHLTLAKFGIENTLYPEITPPKHQEAFQLLEILSQIDIFSGFPIEKAKEFLQIVKEERFRRGAQIIKKGTHGDRFFIIASGNVRFEGLSSDHSAVKRYGTYEYFGEASLILDTVRQADVYAETDVLALTIEKTRFFQFIRGSKLHENLIKLNSIRETNTWKTLTESQTFRGLTSYQVTQLELILKLETVKKEAVLIEEGQTFQNAYIVRSGTVVVMQNHKTIRELGAGDFVGEIYSLTKGLPSHFSFIAWPGTELYVLSQEDAIQYIKKNPGVYMKLNTVYN from the coding sequence ATGGTCAGTTCCGAACCGAATGGTTTTACAGCACTCCCTAGAGGGGGATATTTAGTCGATACATCAGAAGGGTACATCCAATTTGGATCCCCTCCTGAGACAATTAAGGACACCATGGGGCTCGAAAAAAAGACCCCTCTGGTGTTTGTCCTCCCCAATAAGTTCTTCCATGTGGAAAAAGGCATTTCGATTGCCGAACTTGAATTTCCCATTTACTTCAATTTTTTCTTTCGTGGTGGCAAAAAAACCTTCATCATCTGTTCCGCAGAACAAAAAGAACAGCTAACCATTGTTCTTGGGGAATCCCTGATGGGACCACAAGAAGTAAACTTATCTTCCGAATTCATAGATGGTGCGGAAAGTTATGGATTTCCAGACATCAAAGCTGAAATGGCATACTTTCGAAGTTACAAAACGATGGAAGAAGTGGTGGAGTTTGTTTTGTTTGATGATACCCACAAAGCAAAGTTTGGTGGGATCACCATTGAACAACTCACCACAAACGAATTCCTTGTTGTAGATGGAGAGAAAAAAATCAAAATCCCTGGTGAAGTGGATTTCCATGTCAAATATGATATTGGAAAACGATTGGAAGAACCATTCCAACCACCTCTCATTGGAATCACATGCCTTGGACCATCACATGGTTTTGATCCAACAGACAATACATCCGGATTTATCATTTGGCTGAATGGACAAGGGATTATGGTCGATCCACCTGTAAACTCAACCGAGTGGTTACGAGAATCGAATGTCAATCCCAAGTTCATCAATTCCATCATTCTCACCCACTGCCACGCTGACCATGATGCAGGAACCTTCCAAAAAATATTAGAAGAATCCAAAATCACCATTTATGCAACAGCAACCGTGATGGAATCCTTCCTCAAAAAATATTGCAGTCTAACAAAGATTCCACGTAAAGAAATCACAGATTTATTTGATTTTATCCCAGTTGTCATTGGTAGACCAACTATCATCAATGGTGGTGAGTTTTATTTTCATTATGCATTGCATTCGATTCCATCGGTTGGTTTTGAGTTTTTTTTCCAAGACCAATCTTTTTATTATACTTCAGACCATTTAAACGACCCTGAAGCCTTCGAAGATATGTACAAAAAAGGTGTCTTACCAGAAACAAGATACCAGTTCCTAAAAGATTTTCCATGGGATCGTAAGATCATTTACCACGAAGCAGGAGTCCCTCCCCTTCACACCAAAATCAGTTATTTGGCATCCCTTCCGGAAGAAGTGCAAAAACGAATCACGGTATATCACATTGCGGCAAAAGATATGCCTGCCGGAAACCATCTAACACTTGCTAAGTTTGGAATTGAAAATACTTTATATCCGGAGATCACTCCCCCCAAACACCAAGAGGCTTTCCAACTTCTGGAAATTTTATCGCAGATTGATATCTTCTCTGGTTTCCCCATCGAAAAAGCAAAAGAGTTCTTACAAATTGTCAAAGAAGAACGATTCCGCCGTGGGGCACAAATCATTAAAAAAGGAACCCATGGAGATCGATTTTTTATCATCGCATCAGGGAACGTTCGTTTTGAAGGACTCTCCAGTGACCACTCTGCTGTAAAACGATACGGAACCTACGAATACTTTGGGGAAGCATCGCTTATCCTCGACACTGTGCGACAAGCGGATGTTTATGCGGAAACAGACGTGCTTGCCCTCACCATTGAAAAAACACGTTTTTTCCAGTTCATCCGTGGTTCCAAACTCCACGAAAACCTAATCAAACTGAATAGTATCCGAGAGACCAATACTTGGAAAACTCTCACGGAATCCCAAACCTTCCGAGGCCTTACCAGTTACCAAGTCACCCAATTAGAACTCATTTTGAAGCTAGAAACTGTGAAAAAGGAAGCAGTTCTCATTGAAGAGGGCCAAACCTTCCAAAATGCCTACATTGTTCGTTCGGGCACGGTTGTGGTGATGCAAAACCACAAAACGATCCGGGAACTAGGTGCAGGGGATTTTGTGGGAGAAATTTATTCCCTCACCAAAGGCCTTCCCTCTCATTTCAGTTTTATCGCTTGGCCAGGCACAGAACTCTATGTGCTTTCCCAAGAAGACGCCATCCAGTACATCAAGAAAAATCCTGGTGTCTATATGAAGCTGAACACTGTTTATAATTGA
- a CDS encoding LIC_12071 family protein, with protein MKYSRFFLSFILFFILSETLALSGVVWTFYESLQNALVQEQFISDHRARDLSLALAKSAEQRLNNDGYVEIEKMFHRYVEQSKKDPEEFRFLKISLYAPDATLLVSTDTIYTLEELRKRKPDDELAKSTFFRKGVRMKKWEWSEPENGENPILNSKRDPKVRDGFEWVLTYLPLAKSNTVRLTTPLYKPGTLDVSGLVILVYERGNLGLLFQNQWKLVEWMVLNYFLIALVVSLLLTGAFVVYSLVLTKDQLTEKESGETLPLVQKKTLEPMESSIQAVSELQVQNPSTEGNPTNPSPDVEVLPGGPVIDQMNSQPNETNTVRDAIFLG; from the coding sequence ATGAAATATTCACGTTTTTTTCTATCCTTTATACTCTTTTTTATCCTCTCGGAAACCCTTGCTCTGAGTGGGGTGGTTTGGACATTTTATGAATCCTTACAAAATGCTCTTGTCCAAGAACAGTTTATTTCTGACCACAGAGCCAGGGACTTGAGCCTTGCTCTCGCAAAAAGTGCCGAGCAAAGATTGAATAACGATGGTTATGTGGAAATTGAAAAGATGTTCCACCGTTATGTAGAACAATCCAAAAAGGATCCAGAAGAGTTTCGATTTTTAAAGATTAGTTTGTATGCTCCTGATGCTACCTTACTTGTTTCCACTGATACAATTTATACTTTGGAAGAACTCCGAAAACGAAAACCTGATGATGAGTTAGCGAAATCTACATTCTTTCGTAAGGGCGTTCGAATGAAAAAATGGGAATGGTCTGAACCAGAAAATGGTGAAAATCCCATTCTCAATTCCAAACGAGATCCGAAAGTTCGGGATGGTTTTGAATGGGTTTTAACTTACCTTCCATTAGCAAAATCAAATACAGTTCGTCTGACAACACCATTGTACAAACCAGGGACATTAGATGTTTCGGGCCTTGTGATCCTTGTGTATGAACGGGGAAACCTAGGTTTGTTATTTCAAAACCAATGGAAACTTGTGGAATGGATGGTATTGAACTACTTTCTGATTGCACTTGTTGTGAGTTTACTCCTCACAGGGGCATTTGTTGTGTATTCCTTAGTCCTCACAAAAGACCAGTTAACGGAAAAAGAATCAGGGGAGACCTTACCTCTCGTTCAGAAAAAAACATTGGAACCAATGGAAAGTTCCATCCAAGCTGTGAGTGAATTGCAGGTGCAAAATCCATCCACTGAAGGAAACCCAACAAACCCTTCGCCAGATGTTGAAGTTCTGCCTGGTGGTCCTGTGATTGACCAAATGAATAGTCAGCCAAACGAAACAAATACTGTAAGAGATGCAATTTTCTTAGGATAA